A genomic stretch from Taeniopygia guttata chromosome 9, bTaeGut7.mat, whole genome shotgun sequence includes:
- the AHSG gene encoding alpha-2-HS-glycoprotein: MKALVALILLVQLPIHKAVPAAPPAPLGCDDPESEAAAGVAVNYINGQSHHGYKFALNRIEDIRVVPQGPNNDIIFLELDLLETTCPILSPTPLANCTVRSFAEHAVEGDCDVKLQKVDGTFSVLASKCHSHADSSEDVLKVCPDCPLLASLNNTEVLETVSAALNDYNSKTTDSYLRLLEIGRAKIQYNPGHVVVTEFAVGATNCSAEEAKANVGDCQLLPEDQSNFGFCTAVMAKGPSQDLQVDCQMYGHQPGVTYAHPGQDTSAGLAPSAVGVTNHNLGLFHNNPVASESSSSEILRSALAAKSVAKRAVAEAAQHDKVPRPVGFVPLPPPCPGKIRHFDI; the protein is encoded by the exons ATGAAGGCACTAGTAGCTTTAATACTGCTTGTTCAGCTTCCAATTCACAAAGCTGTACCAGCAGCTCCCCCTGCTCCCTTGGGCTGTGATGACCCAGAatctgaagcagcagctggagttGCTGTGAATTATATTAATGGCCAGAGTCATCATGGATACAAGTTTGCCTTAAACAGAATCGAGGATATCCGCGTGGTACCCCAG ggGCCAAATAATGACATCATATTTCTTGAACTTGACTTACTGGAGACCACGTGCCCTATTCTCAGCCCTACACCTCTTGCAAATTGTACAGTGAGGAGCTTTGCAGAACAT GCAGTTGAGGGTGACTGTGATGTTAAACTGCAGAAGGTGGATGGGACATTTTCTGTACTCGCTAGCAAATGCCACTCACATGCAG ACTCCAGTGAAGACGTTCTCAAAGTCTGCCCTGACTGTCCACTGCTGGCAAGTCTGAACAACACAGAGGTGTTAGAAACGGTGTCAGCTGCACTCAATGACTACAACAGCAAAACCACTGATTCTTACCTCAGACTCCTCGAGATCGGAAGAGCCAAAATACAG TATAACCCAGGGCACGTTGTTGTTACTGAGTTTGCTGTGGGTGCCACGAACTGCTCTGCAGAAGAAGCTAAAGCCAACGTGGGGGATTGTCAGCTGCTGCCCGAGGATCAGTCT AACTTTGGTTTCTGCACAGCAGTGATGGCAAAAGGTCCCTCACAAGACCTTCAGGTGGACTGCCAGATGTATGGACATCAG cctGGAGTTACCTATGCTCATCCAGGTCAAGACACATCAGCAGGACTGGCACCCAGTGCTGTAGGTGTCACAAACCATAATCTTGGGCTTTTCCACAATAACCCCGTTGCATCTGAATCCAGCTCTTCAGAAATTTTGCGTTCCGCGCTCGCAGCAAAATCAGTAGCAAAGAGAGCAGTTGCAGAGGCTGCTCAGCATGACAAAGTGCCTCGCCCAGTTGGCTTTgtgcctcttcctcctccctgccctgggaagaTTCGCCATTTCGATATCTAG
- the FETUB gene encoding fetuin-B: MVWLAWMLFGIQVLCSCTAAPPGQGAGAALLCPRCNDPAVEEAADVALRQINADREEGYVLSLYRIVSALEQPQEITGSVFYLILDVVDTECHVLSKKLWKNCNTRPAHSTVYGQCKAIIYINQARNIAHLNTYECTLQPVPGKYIWSVCPDCPVDDSPTKPEYLEAAVRSLAKFNGQSEQTHYFSVLNVTRASMQWVIGPAHFVEFLIQETSCSKDDTVADISMCEPLPPEVAKIGFCKGSVVNSHEEEFVTISCEIFSQQDPATEEENKEANQTPGKSMQDQQASPSDANPFSPHLEKTVGWVKILPPSNEDITFHSLRESQNEHKDGKPAPPKAVGSTHRCDGEKTQVNKPDLTKPVTGPIILPFPEEPSLTDSCPGEAKQTEGILHPLITRKPTTV, from the exons atggtttggcttgcTTGGATGCTCTTTGGCATACAGGTGCtttgctcctgcactgctgcccctcctggccaaggagcaggggctgccctgctctgcccccgCTGCAATGACCCCGCAGTGGAGGAGGCTGCAGACGTGGCTCTCCGCCAGATCAATGCTGACCGAGAAGAGGGCTACGTACTCAGCCTCTACAGAATCGTCAGTGCCCTAGAACAGCCGCAG GAGATCACTGGTTCTGTGTTCTATCTCATCTTGGATGTAGTAGATACTGAGTGCCATGTACTCAGCAAAAAGTTATGGAAGAACTGTAACACCAGACCAGCTCATTCAACT GTTTACGGTCAATGCAAAGCAATTATCTATATTAATCAGGCAAGAAATATTGCTCATCTGAATACTTATGAGTGCACTTTACAACCAG TTCCAGGCAAATATATTTGGTCAGTGTGTCCTGACTGCCCAGTTGATGATTCTCCAACTAAGCCTGAATACTTGGAGGCTGCTGTCCGAAGCCTTGCAAAGTTCAATGGACAGAGTGAACAAACTCATTACTTCTCAGTCCTCAATGTCACAAGAGCTTCAATGCAG TGGGTCATTGGTCCTGCACATTTTGTGGAGTTTTTAATTCAGGAGACATCTTGCTCCAAAGATGACACGGTTGCTGACATCTCAATGTGTGAGCCACTTCCACCAGAAGTAGCT AAAATCGGTTTCTGCAAAGGCTCTGTAGTAAACAGTCATGAGGAAGAGTTTGTCACAATATCCTGTGAAATCTTCAGTCAGCAG GATCCTGCCACTgaagaggaaaacaaggaaGCTAATCAGACACCTGGAAAATCCATGCAGGATCAACAGGCTTCCCCTTCAGATGCcaatcccttttccccacaCCTGGAAAAAACAGTGGGCTGGGTTAAAATTCTACCCCCTTCAAATGAGGACATCACTTTCCATAGCCTAAGAGAAAGTCAAAATGAACATAAAGATGGAAAGCCAGCTCCTCCTAAGGCTGTAGGATCTACCCACAGGTGTGATGGAGAAAAGACTCAAGTAAACAAACCAGATTTAACCAAACCAGTCACTGGACCCattattcttccttttcctgaagAGCCTTCTCTGACAGATTCATGTCCAGGAGAAGCAAAGCAGACAGAAGGCATCCTCCACCCTCTGATAACTAGAAAGCCTACCACAGTCTAG